ATAGTTTACTACGTCAAAGCATAAATCTACCGAACCATCTGCACGGGTGCCGCGATTGGTTTTACACCAGGCAATAATACGGGCCACATAATTTGGATCGCAGGTGGCAATACCGCCCATTACTACCATCATGTTAGGATCTGCGGTTTTTACGCCTGCATTTTTACCTAGCTTGCCTTTATCGCCATCATAAAAAGCAGAAAGGTTAGCGGCATATTGCTCTGGTGTTTGTGTTGTTTGCGGGCCTTTCCACCAACGGTCAGGTTCGTTATTACATTCAATGTATTTCACCAGGTTAAGACCTATTTTGACTACGTTGATACGATCATTAGTCCAACGCGGACGACTATCTACCGTTACCAGTGATTTATCTACTGCAGCGTTTGATCCATATCGCGCAGCAAACTGAAAGCCCACTTTGGCCATAGCCAGGTAACTGGCCGGCTTGCTCATATCGGCACCGTAGGGCAGGGGAGCGTTCTCGTCGTCTTGCTGATCTGCGGGATAAGATGCCAGCATCCAACGTGGACAGTTTTTCAAATCGGCCAATACAGTAATGCCTTCCTGTTTACAACGAGTATAAATTAAATCATAATCCCAACTGCCATCATTAGTAGGGTCGTAAGTGTAGTTACCTTCTGTATTTTCCAGCTTATTCCAATTCATGTAATGGCGCACCGCGCTAAATGATTTGATGAGCGCCATGTTGGTCTCATAAATTGTGGTGCGGTTATTAGGATCAGCCGGGTTTTGCAAAAAATCCCACTCGTAAGAGTTAATGCCAAACATGTTTTTTAATGGCACTGTGGACGCTGTGGTAGTTTTAGCACCAGAGGTGGTAAGCGACGATTCGGCAGTTATGGCAGAATCAGTCGACACAGGCTTTGACGGCAGCGGTGTTACTCGACAATGCGATGCAAACACAGACATCCCGGTGATGAGATAGACCCAAGTTTTTGATGGTAAAATAAAGCTCATAAATGTCATCATAGTGGCTGTATGTTTTTTGTAGAGTTCGCCCAAAATTAGCTAAACAGAACCGCATCAAACAGCCGGGTTAACAACCAATAGTTTTACTCTTTTTACGAGGTGGGCAAAAAGTTTGTTCTGGCTTTTGGAAAATAATTTTCCCCTAACGATAAGATGCAACGGTTAATTGATAAGCTCTAGCAGGCAAACTGTTAGATTAAAACAGAAGTGAATGGCAGATCCATACCATAATGTCTGTTCCTTGGCACGTACATGAGCCAGGAACAAGGAAAACGGGATCAACCAAAACAAGGAAAGAAACGACAAATGAATAACAGCGAAGAGTAAGGATGTAATGAAAATAGCCTGTCTTACATCGGTTATAGTACCTAGTTTTTCCAACACATAACCACGATATGCAAGCTCTTCAAACAATGCTGGATAAACTGCTATAGAGAAAATCATCCAAACAGCACCATGACCATTCTCTCTGAAAAACAAATAATAATAAAGATGCCTGGAAAACAGCTTAACGTTAAGCCAGGTAATTGCATAATGTACTAATAATGCAAAACTAAAAGCCACTGCGCAGTAAAGGCACAACTTAGAAAAAGAGAAGTTATTCCATCGCAATAAATAGCGGTTGTTATGCCAGCCTGCAACAAAAAAAGCTACGGCAATAGCAGCTAAACCACCATCGGCAATAAGCATGCATGTAAAAGTTTGTAAACTTTTTGTAAATGTGAAAAGGCAACAGATACCCAACTGCAAAGCGTAGAAAACACCAACCTGCATCAACGATGACATTTTATGCGTTGTTTCCTCGGGGTTTGATTCTACTTGCAAGCTGCCACAGCTTTTGCAAAACCGGCTATCGGTAGCAATAGCTGCATTGCAACTGATGCAGGTTGTAACTGTATCTGTTGCCTCGAAATCCATTTTAGGTAAGGTGAGTTTCTTTCTTAATCTTTTCTGCAGCAATAGCAGCCTTAA
This region of Mucilaginibacter yixingensis genomic DNA includes:
- a CDS encoding CPBP family intramembrane glutamic endopeptidase, translated to MDFEATDTVTTCISCNAAIATDSRFCKSCGSLQVESNPEETTHKMSSLMQVGVFYALQLGICCLFTFTKSLQTFTCMLIADGGLAAIAVAFFVAGWHNNRYLLRWNNFSFSKLCLYCAVAFSFALLVHYAITWLNVKLFSRHLYYYLFFRENGHGAVWMIFSIAVYPALFEELAYRGYVLEKLGTITDVRQAIFITSLLFAVIHLSFLSLFWLIPFSLFLAHVRAKEQTLWYGSAIHFCFNLTVCLLELIN